The following coding sequences lie in one Chloroflexota bacterium genomic window:
- a CDS encoding GTPase, protein MPDPIRVVIMGAAGRDFHNFNVCFRDNPAYQVVAFTAAQIPNIDGRRYPPVLAGPRYVAGIPIHPEADLARLVREQRVDQVIFAYSDVAHVDVMHKASVALAAGADFRLLGPRATMLRSLKPVVAVCAVRTGAGKSQTTRRVVALLKEAGKRAVVVRHPMPYGDLTRQAVQRFACYDDLARHDVTIEEREEYEPHLAGGTVVYAGVDYERILRAAEAESDVVVWDGGNNDFPFYTPDLLIVVADPLRAGHELAYHPGETNLRMADVVVVNKVDAARPEDVNAVYDSIRRVNPAATVIAAASPVSVDDPAGIAGRRVLVVEDGPTLTHGGMAYGAGVVAARRFGAAEIVDPRPWAVGSIAATYAQYPATGAVLPAMGYGADQVRDLEATIDAASVDLVLIATPIDLRRLITIRKPCQRVGYELQEIGRPTLAEVMRGWLRRLAASD, encoded by the coding sequence ATGCCCGACCCGATTCGCGTGGTCATCATGGGCGCGGCCGGCCGCGACTTCCACAACTTCAACGTCTGCTTCCGCGACAACCCGGCCTACCAGGTGGTGGCGTTCACGGCGGCGCAGATCCCCAACATCGACGGCCGCCGTTACCCGCCCGTTCTCGCCGGGCCGCGTTACGTGGCGGGCATCCCGATCCATCCCGAAGCCGATCTGGCGCGCCTGGTGCGCGAGCAGCGCGTCGATCAGGTCATCTTTGCGTACAGCGATGTGGCGCACGTCGATGTGATGCACAAGGCATCCGTGGCGCTGGCAGCCGGCGCGGACTTTCGTCTGCTCGGCCCGCGCGCGACGATGCTGCGCTCGCTCAAGCCGGTCGTGGCCGTCTGCGCGGTGCGCACCGGCGCCGGCAAATCGCAGACCACGCGGCGCGTCGTCGCGCTGCTCAAGGAAGCGGGCAAACGCGCGGTGGTCGTGCGCCATCCGATGCCATATGGCGATCTGACCCGGCAGGCGGTGCAGCGTTTTGCATGCTACGACGATCTCGCCCGGCACGACGTGACGATCGAGGAGCGCGAGGAGTACGAGCCGCACCTGGCCGGCGGCACGGTCGTCTATGCGGGCGTGGACTATGAACGCATCCTGCGCGCCGCCGAGGCCGAATCCGACGTCGTGGTGTGGGACGGCGGCAACAACGACTTCCCGTTCTATACGCCCGATCTGCTGATCGTCGTCGCCGACCCGCTGCGCGCCGGCCACGAGCTCGCCTATCACCCCGGCGAAACCAACCTGCGCATGGCCGACGTGGTCGTCGTCAACAAAGTGGACGCAGCGCGGCCGGAGGATGTGAACGCCGTCTACGACAGCATCCGGCGCGTGAACCCGGCCGCAACGGTCATCGCTGCGGCGTCGCCGGTCAGCGTGGACGATCCGGCGGGCATCGCCGGGCGGCGCGTGCTGGTCGTCGAGGACGGGCCCACACTCACGCACGGCGGCATGGCGTACGGCGCGGGCGTGGTGGCGGCGCGCCGCTTCGGCGCGGCCGAGATTGTGGACCCGCGACCATGGGCCGTGGGTTCGATTGCGGCCACCTATGCGCAGTATCCGGCGACCGGCGCCGTGCTGCCCGCCATGGGTTATGGCGCGGATCAGGTGCGCGACCTCGAAGCGACGATTGACGCCGCGTCGGTCGATCTGGTGCTGATCGCGACGCCGATCGACCTGCGGCGTCTGATCACGATTCGCAAACCGTGCCAGCGCGTGGGTTATGAGTTGCAGGAGATCGGTCGCCCCACGCTGGCCGAAGTGATGCGCGGCTGGCTGCGCCGGCTAGCAGCTAGCGACTAG